The Deltaproteobacteria bacterium HGW-Deltaproteobacteria-4 genome includes a window with the following:
- a CDS encoding two-component sensor histidine kinase: MSLRPPIRSSIRFKLTLWFALTLAILMLSSETFWDRHLATILEGNTDSRLARTGDILDDLIYNEADDAPRGEETQCRELRNFVYRHNWGVAIQQRNPRGEVTCFTENLGELRFPLNRSALRHLSQGGAYFETFTSETGERYRVMTRPRYDNARRVDVLQVGENLEANDTALALLLWKRIIYTPLLIILLSGCGWFLAGRALSPLQQITDAIRKITAENLNLRLPVDKKRNELTDLSISFNETLERLANSFSRIKQFTGDASHELRTPLAILKGETEVSLRWSRGEEELRQTLISNLEEIERMERITEGLLQLAKSESGEFHLNLSSFSLNDLLQDLYIHSKTLGEAKKIETILQMQVDHEVFIRADQMHLHRALLNFVTNAVKYTPEGGEITLTLALNAANEAQIHVRDTGMGIPAEHLPHIFERFYRVDEARNRNIGGTGLGLSIVKAIISAHQGRIRVFSTPGQGSEFIIDLPLDPTLLPDPPTATPS, from the coding sequence TTGTCCCTTCGCCCCCCCATCCGCTCCTCGATTCGCTTCAAGCTGACCCTCTGGTTTGCCTTGACCCTGGCGATTCTGATGCTCTCCAGCGAAACCTTCTGGGATCGGCATCTCGCCACGATCCTCGAAGGGAATACCGACAGTCGCCTGGCCCGGACTGGCGATATCCTGGATGATCTGATTTACAATGAGGCGGACGATGCCCCCCGGGGGGAAGAAACACAGTGTCGGGAGCTGAGGAATTTTGTGTACCGTCACAACTGGGGGGTTGCGATCCAGCAACGCAATCCCCGCGGCGAAGTAACCTGTTTCACGGAAAATCTTGGGGAACTGCGCTTCCCCCTCAATCGCAGTGCCCTGCGCCACCTCAGTCAGGGGGGAGCCTACTTCGAAACCTTCACCAGCGAGACCGGGGAACGCTACCGGGTAATGACCCGCCCCCGTTATGATAACGCCCGCCGGGTTGATGTCCTGCAGGTCGGCGAAAATTTGGAAGCGAACGATACCGCCCTGGCACTGTTGCTTTGGAAACGGATCATCTATACGCCATTACTAATTATATTGTTAAGCGGGTGCGGCTGGTTCCTTGCCGGTCGCGCCCTTTCGCCTCTGCAGCAAATTACCGACGCTATCCGCAAGATTACCGCTGAAAACCTCAATCTTCGCCTCCCCGTCGACAAAAAAAGGAATGAGCTGACCGATCTCAGCATCAGCTTCAACGAAACCCTGGAACGCCTCGCCAACTCCTTCAGCCGGATCAAACAATTTACCGGTGATGCTTCCCATGAACTGCGCACGCCCCTCGCCATCCTTAAAGGAGAGACTGAAGTCTCGCTACGCTGGTCCCGGGGGGAGGAGGAGCTGCGTCAGACCTTAATCTCAAACCTTGAAGAGATCGAACGGATGGAACGGATCACGGAAGGTTTGCTCCAGCTTGCCAAAAGCGAATCCGGAGAATTTCACCTTAATCTCAGCTCCTTCAGTCTTAACGATCTGCTCCAGGATCTCTACATTCACAGCAAAACCCTTGGCGAGGCCAAAAAGATCGAAACGATCCTGCAGATGCAGGTCGATCACGAAGTCTTTATTCGTGCCGACCAGATGCACCTGCATCGTGCCCTCCTCAATTTTGTCACCAATGCCGTTAAATACACCCCGGAAGGGGGGGAGATAACCCTTACCCTGGCGCTGAACGCTGCCAATGAAGCGCAGATTCACGTGCGCGATACCGGCATGGGGATCCCGGCCGAACATCTTCCCCATATCTTCGAACGCTTTTACCGGGTCGACGAAGCCCGCAACCGCAATATCGGCGGCACCGGACTGGGGCTCTCCATCGTCAAGGCGATCATCTCCGCCCATCAAGGCCGCATCCGCGTCTTCTCCACCCCTGGCCAGGGGAGTGAATTTATCATTGACCTCCCCCTCGACCCAACCCTGCTCCCAGACCCGCCGACAGCCACACCATCATGA
- the prmA gene encoding 50S ribosomal protein L11 methyltransferase, whose translation MDEWIEVVLIVPTTVAETAGFVLAELGSAGVTLENRELDTFVAPDPEEMVSETLAVRAYFPQPADSAALLSAIQQRMLELAPAFPGWTPQAPSFTVVRNEDWAEGWKQHFPTTRISRRLVVRPSWEAFTAGPDDVVIEIDPGMAFGTGTHGTTRLCLEAVAAAFESEMPPRRVLDVGTGSGILAIAAAAYGAEEIVACDIDADACAIAFENAILNQVDEKISFTIAPLEELEGSFDLVLANILAEENIRLADALLARLAPGGRLVLSGILIEKEEMVINAFKAYGLGSPEISHNEDWSCLLYRRP comes from the coding sequence ATGGATGAATGGATTGAAGTTGTCTTGATTGTCCCGACGACGGTTGCCGAAACCGCCGGGTTTGTCCTGGCTGAATTGGGGAGCGCCGGGGTGACCCTGGAAAACCGGGAACTCGACACTTTTGTTGCGCCGGACCCGGAGGAAATGGTTAGTGAAACTCTGGCCGTGCGCGCCTACTTTCCGCAGCCGGCGGATAGCGCCGCGCTGCTCAGCGCCATTCAGCAGCGCATGCTTGAGCTGGCGCCGGCCTTTCCCGGCTGGACACCGCAAGCCCCGAGCTTTACGGTGGTGCGCAACGAAGATTGGGCGGAAGGGTGGAAGCAGCACTTTCCGACGACCCGGATCAGCCGGCGTTTGGTGGTGCGGCCGAGTTGGGAAGCGTTTACAGCCGGGCCGGACGATGTTGTCATTGAAATCGATCCGGGGATGGCCTTTGGCACCGGTACGCACGGCACCACCCGCCTTTGCCTCGAAGCGGTCGCCGCGGCATTTGAGAGTGAGATGCCGCCGCGCCGCGTCCTTGATGTCGGCACCGGTTCCGGGATTCTCGCCATTGCCGCTGCCGCTTACGGCGCTGAAGAGATCGTCGCCTGTGACATCGACGCGGATGCGTGCGCGATTGCTTTTGAGAATGCCATCCTCAATCAGGTTGACGAAAAAATCTCCTTCACCATAGCCCCCCTGGAAGAGCTGGAAGGGAGCTTCGATCTGGTTTTGGCCAACATCCTCGCGGAAGAGAATATCCGCCTGGCCGACGCCCTGCTGGCGCGTCTGGCCCCCGGCGGCCGCCTCGTCCTCTCCGGCATCCTGATTGAGAAGGAAGAGATGGTGATCAACGCTTTCAAGGCCTACGGACTCGGGTCGCCGGAGATCAGCCATAATGAAGACTGGTCCTGCCTCCTTTACCGGCGGCCGTGA
- a CDS encoding DNA-binding response regulator yields the protein MKILVVEDEKKVASFIKRGLEEEGFNVDLAHDGEEGLFMAETNPYSLILMDLMLPKKDGLTVLRELRDKGISTPVLCLTAKDSVDDVVSGFNSGSDDYLTKPFAFAELIARVRALLRRGTMDRGAELRFADLRLDPVAHKVWRGSDELDLTAKEYALIEYFMRNPNQVLTRTMIAERVWDYTFDSFTNIIDVYVNYLRKKIDRDYDKKLIQTVRGTGYMLKED from the coding sequence ATGAAAATTCTGGTTGTCGAAGATGAAAAAAAAGTCGCAAGTTTTATCAAACGCGGTCTCGAAGAAGAAGGCTTTAACGTCGATCTGGCCCATGACGGCGAAGAAGGTCTCTTTATGGCAGAAACCAACCCTTACAGTCTGATCCTGATGGATTTGATGCTCCCGAAGAAAGATGGCCTGACCGTGCTGCGCGAATTGCGAGACAAAGGGATCAGCACCCCGGTCCTCTGCCTGACCGCTAAGGACAGCGTCGATGATGTCGTCTCCGGTTTCAACTCCGGCAGTGACGACTATCTGACCAAACCCTTTGCCTTTGCCGAACTCATCGCCCGGGTCCGCGCCCTGTTACGGCGCGGCACCATGGATCGCGGCGCCGAACTCCGCTTTGCCGATCTGCGCCTTGATCCGGTCGCCCATAAAGTCTGGCGCGGCAGCGATGAACTCGACCTCACCGCCAAGGAATATGCGTTGATCGAATATTTCATGCGCAATCCCAATCAGGTTCTCACCCGGACCATGATTGCCGAGCGGGTCTGGGACTATACCTTCGATTCTTTCACCAATATCATCGATGTTTATGTCAATTATCTGCGCAAAAAGATCGACCGGGACTACGACAAGAAGTTGATTCAAACGGTGCGGGGCACCGGCTACATGCTCAAGGAGGACTAA
- a CDS encoding transglycosylase, producing the protein MTSLLKSFLGLLVLCFFSACTLPGAGPQAGPLVERVTPPPPQAGALITIVTPPPPLPFELTTPALLPVSPLTPVAWTAVDGWLLDDPSAALAAFIKGCSSIKKRADWGSVCNAATRVDPGPDVVRAFFEEHFIPHQVRNPDGSDTGLVTGYYIPNLNGSRQRSDRYRYPLYALPDDLLVVDLRSVYPDLANYRLRGRLVGRKIVPYYSRAELEADPALLAGKELLWIDDPVELFFMHIQGSGRVLLDDGSAVMVHFADQNGYPFRSIGKLLLERGEMTKDQMSMQNIKAWAQQNPNETAALLNENASYIFFEILPGSPATAPGALGIPLTAERSIAVDPRTIPLGAPVFLSTTRPSSKEPLQRLVVAHDTGGAIRGAVRADFFWGQGEAAGTLAGRMKQTGKMWVLLPRPEPEEIAPVP; encoded by the coding sequence ATGACCTCTCTTTTAAAATCTTTCCTCGGCCTGCTCGTTCTTTGCTTCTTCAGTGCTTGTACCCTCCCCGGCGCAGGGCCGCAAGCTGGCCCGCTGGTGGAGCGGGTGACACCGCCACCTCCCCAGGCCGGTGCGCTTATCACCATCGTCACCCCACCGCCGCCCCTGCCCTTTGAACTGACTACGCCGGCGCTGCTCCCGGTCTCTCCATTGACTCCCGTCGCCTGGACAGCCGTCGACGGTTGGCTTCTTGATGATCCGTCTGCGGCTCTCGCCGCCTTTATCAAAGGGTGCTCGTCCATAAAGAAGCGCGCCGACTGGGGTTCGGTCTGCAACGCGGCGACCAGGGTCGATCCCGGCCCTGACGTTGTCCGCGCTTTTTTCGAAGAACACTTCATCCCCCATCAGGTGCGCAACCCTGACGGCAGTGACACCGGCCTGGTCACCGGCTATTACATCCCCAACCTCAACGGCAGCCGCCAGCGCAGTGACCGCTACCGCTACCCCCTCTACGCGCTCCCCGACGACCTGTTAGTTGTCGATCTGCGCAGCGTCTACCCCGATCTCGCCAACTACCGCCTGCGCGGCCGACTGGTCGGACGCAAAATCGTCCCCTACTACAGTCGCGCCGAGCTCGAAGCCGATCCGGCCCTTCTCGCCGGCAAGGAACTCCTCTGGATCGACGATCCGGTCGAACTCTTCTTCATGCATATTCAAGGGTCGGGACGAGTCCTCCTTGATGACGGCAGCGCCGTCATGGTCCACTTTGCCGACCAGAACGGCTACCCCTTTCGCTCCATCGGCAAACTCCTCCTTGAGCGCGGCGAGATGACCAAGGATCAGATGTCGATGCAGAATATCAAAGCCTGGGCACAGCAAAACCCGAACGAGACCGCGGCTCTACTCAATGAAAACGCCAGCTATATCTTCTTTGAAATTCTCCCCGGCAGTCCGGCAACAGCCCCCGGCGCCCTCGGCATCCCCCTGACTGCCGAACGCAGCATTGCCGTCGATCCCCGCACCATCCCTCTCGGCGCCCCGGTCTTCCTTTCCACAACGAGGCCCAGCAGCAAAGAGCCGTTACAACGACTGGTTGTCGCTCACGACACCGGCGGTGCCATCCGTGGCGCGGTCCGGGCCGATTTCTTCTGGGGACAAGGGGAGGCGGCCGGAACTTTGGCGGGAAGGATGAAGCAGACCGGGAAGATGTGGGTGCTGCTGCCGCGACCAGAGCCGGAAGAGATCGCCCCGGTCCCGTAG
- a CDS encoding cysteine--tRNA ligase, with amino-acid sequence MSLRLYNTLSGGKEEFVPLRPGHVGMYVCGVTVYDYCHVGHARANIVFDIIYRYLQFSGYDVTYVRNYTDVDDKIINRANERGIDSVDLAEEFISAFDEDMAALGLLKPTIEPKATQHISQIITLVERLIAGGRAYASGGDVYYAVESFPDYLKLSKRNMDEMRAGARIAPGELKRHPMDFALWKTAKAGEPAWESPWGPGRPGWHIECSAMSIQYLGETFDIHGGGKDLVFPHHENEIAQSEGATGKPFVKYWLHNGFVNVNHEKMSKSLGNFFTIRDILKTYDAEVLRFFILTAHYRSPIDFSDQNLDEARLGLSRFYQALAAADDFLQAAQLQSNQPEREEIAELRERACILESRFKEAMDDDFNTALVIGHFFDLTRALNRVTAIPELAFDSAAATAVKAASDGMIKLGNVLGLFSSAPSAWLEKQKQAGLGETGLSPAAIEALISARQAARANRDFARSDQIRDELAAKGILLLDSPQGTTWKCK; translated from the coding sequence ATGTCTCTGCGTCTTTATAATACCTTGAGTGGCGGCAAAGAAGAGTTTGTGCCGCTACGACCGGGGCACGTCGGCATGTACGTCTGCGGCGTCACCGTTTATGACTACTGCCATGTCGGTCATGCCCGCGCCAACATCGTCTTTGACATCATCTACCGCTATCTGCAGTTTTCCGGATATGATGTCACCTATGTCCGTAACTACACCGACGTCGACGACAAAATCATTAATCGCGCCAACGAGCGCGGCATCGACAGCGTCGACCTCGCCGAAGAGTTTATCAGCGCCTTTGACGAAGATATGGCGGCCCTCGGCCTGCTGAAACCGACGATCGAGCCCAAGGCGACCCAGCATATAAGCCAGATCATCACCCTGGTGGAGCGCCTGATCGCTGGCGGCCGCGCCTACGCCAGCGGCGGCGATGTCTATTATGCGGTCGAGAGCTTTCCTGACTATCTTAAACTCTCCAAGCGCAATATGGATGAAATGCGCGCCGGCGCCCGTATTGCGCCAGGAGAACTCAAACGCCATCCCATGGACTTTGCCCTGTGGAAGACCGCCAAAGCCGGCGAGCCGGCCTGGGAGTCCCCCTGGGGCCCGGGGCGTCCCGGCTGGCACATCGAATGTTCGGCGATGAGCATACAGTACCTCGGCGAGACTTTCGACATCCACGGCGGCGGTAAAGACCTGGTCTTCCCCCATCATGAAAATGAAATCGCCCAGAGCGAAGGGGCGACCGGCAAACCCTTTGTCAAATACTGGCTGCACAACGGCTTTGTCAATGTCAATCACGAGAAGATGAGCAAATCCCTCGGCAACTTCTTCACCATCCGCGACATTCTCAAGACTTACGACGCCGAAGTGCTGCGCTTCTTCATCCTCACCGCCCACTACCGTTCCCCCATCGACTTCTCGGACCAGAATCTTGACGAAGCCCGCCTCGGGCTGAGCCGTTTTTATCAAGCCCTGGCTGCTGCTGACGACTTTCTCCAAGCGGCGCAATTGCAGAGCAACCAGCCGGAGCGCGAAGAGATTGCAGAGCTGCGCGAACGAGCATGCATCCTCGAATCCCGCTTTAAAGAGGCGATGGACGATGACTTCAACACCGCTCTGGTCATTGGTCATTTTTTCGATCTGACCCGGGCCCTGAACCGGGTAACGGCGATCCCCGAACTCGCTTTCGACAGCGCCGCCGCGACCGCCGTCAAAGCCGCCAGCGACGGCATGATCAAGCTCGGCAACGTCCTCGGTCTCTTTAGCTCGGCGCCCTCAGCCTGGCTGGAGAAGCAGAAACAGGCCGGGCTGGGTGAAACCGGACTGAGCCCGGCAGCGATCGAAGCTTTGATCAGCGCACGCCAGGCCGCCCGTGCCAATCGTGACTTTGCCCGCTCCGACCAGATTCGCGACGAACTTGCCGCCAAAGGGATTCTCCTTCTCGACAGCCCCCAGGGGACAACCTGGAAGTGCAAATAA
- a CDS encoding 23S rRNA (adenine(2030)-N(6))-methyltransferase RlmJ — translation MLSYRHAFHAGNHADLLKHLVLVELLNYFRRKEKPFSYIDTHAGAGFYELDQGYATQNAEYAAGIGRLWKQQYLPAPLAAFCQQIRDCNPGPELTRYPGSPWLAGQLLRTDDRMWLFELHPRDQELLRATFSHAGKQVKITGSDGFIGLKGLLPPPTRRALVLIDPPYEEKRDYERVVKLLGDAVKRFASGTYALWYPQLQRNEAQALPARLKALSVPSWLHVSLTVQSPAADGFGMHGSGLFIVNPPYTLPATLQSVLPTLVELLRQDAGAGYSLEFSIP, via the coding sequence ATGCTCAGCTACCGCCACGCTTTTCATGCCGGCAACCATGCCGATCTCCTCAAGCACTTGGTGCTGGTGGAGCTGCTGAACTATTTCCGGCGCAAGGAGAAGCCCTTTTCTTATATCGACACCCACGCCGGGGCCGGCTTTTATGAACTGGATCAGGGCTATGCCACCCAGAATGCCGAATATGCTGCCGGCATCGGCCGACTGTGGAAGCAGCAGTATCTCCCGGCGCCCCTGGCTGCCTTTTGTCAGCAGATTCGCGACTGCAACCCCGGTCCGGAGCTGACCCGCTATCCCGGCTCCCCCTGGCTGGCCGGCCAGTTGCTGCGGACTGACGACCGGATGTGGCTCTTCGAACTCCATCCCCGCGATCAGGAACTGCTGCGCGCCACCTTCAGCCACGCCGGCAAGCAAGTCAAGATCACAGGCAGTGACGGTTTTATCGGCCTGAAGGGACTGTTGCCGCCGCCGACCCGGCGCGCTCTGGTCCTCATCGACCCTCCTTACGAAGAGAAGCGCGATTACGAACGGGTGGTCAAGCTGCTTGGCGACGCAGTGAAGCGCTTTGCCTCCGGCACCTATGCCCTGTGGTATCCGCAGTTACAGCGGAACGAAGCGCAGGCTTTGCCCGCTCGTCTCAAGGCCCTCAGTGTCCCGAGTTGGCTGCACGTCAGTCTCACTGTCCAGTCGCCCGCCGCCGATGGTTTCGGCATGCACGGCAGCGGCCTCTTTATCGTCAATCCTCCCTACACTCTGCCGGCAACGTTACAAAGCGTTCTTCCCACCTTGGTCGAACTCCTTCGCCAGGATGCCGGCGCCGGTTATTCTCTCGAATTCTCCATCCCCTGA
- a CDS encoding DNA-binding response regulator — MEKITDILIAEDNPKDFEFLESIFLAYPDRSCRIQRAQNGLIALEMALAWEEPLVVSDIQMPELNGIDFAKALWSRNPKARIVLWSQHKDEMYVRALARIVPAETVYGYILKSNPRERIASAIATVLFDDQCWIDPEVRKVQGRTGHSQTALSDIEYEALVDISLGLTDNLIAQRRYLSRRGVQSRLNSLYGKLGLDLDQFQSDKVGDAFNLRNRAVSVSIRRGLINAFELESEETELQNWLKRYKGNIKP, encoded by the coding sequence ATGGAGAAGATCACCGACATCCTGATCGCTGAAGACAACCCCAAGGACTTCGAATTTCTCGAATCGATCTTTCTCGCCTATCCTGACCGCTCCTGTCGCATCCAGCGGGCCCAAAACGGCCTGATCGCCCTGGAGATGGCTCTGGCGTGGGAGGAACCGCTGGTGGTCAGCGATATTCAGATGCCCGAGCTCAACGGTATCGACTTTGCCAAGGCCCTGTGGAGCCGCAATCCCAAGGCGCGCATTGTCCTGTGGAGTCAACACAAAGACGAGATGTATGTCCGCGCCCTGGCGCGAATTGTCCCGGCCGAGACCGTCTACGGCTATATTCTCAAATCGAACCCGCGGGAGCGGATCGCTTCGGCTATCGCCACCGTCCTCTTTGATGACCAGTGCTGGATCGATCCTGAAGTCCGCAAGGTGCAGGGACGCACCGGCCACAGCCAGACCGCCCTTTCTGACATCGAATATGAAGCCCTGGTCGATATCTCCCTCGGCCTTACCGACAACCTGATTGCACAACGCCGCTATCTGTCACGGCGCGGCGTACAGAGCCGCCTCAACTCCCTGTACGGTAAACTCGGCCTCGATCTCGATCAGTTTCAGAGCGACAAAGTCGGCGATGCCTTTAACCTGCGCAATCGCGCGGTCTCGGTCTCGATCCGCCGCGGTCTGATCAACGCCTTTGAACTGGAGAGTGAAGAAACGGAACTCCAGAACTGGCTCAAGCGCTACAAAGGGAACATAAAACCGTAA
- a CDS encoding 16S rRNA (uracil(1498)-N(3))-methyltransferase, with protein sequence MHRLFVAPEALQQPIVVISDEAFHHLSVLRLRIGDEVLLLDGCGHLARAILRQLSRSTAQAEVLERWEERESLLPLRLIQGLPKGEKFEWLLEKGVELGVSAFTPVITARSQLRGDKSARWQRIIQEAARQSRRPLLPTLEGLQPLAAALSATTETLRLMLWEEGSTPLNSVLPPKGPASCVLLVGPEGGFSAAEADVAVMAGFIPVSLGKRILRTETAGMAVTAVLQNRYGDFGTFCPVD encoded by the coding sequence ATGCACCGCCTCTTTGTTGCCCCTGAAGCGCTGCAGCAGCCGATTGTCGTTATCAGCGATGAAGCCTTCCACCATCTGAGCGTTTTGCGCCTGCGCATCGGTGATGAAGTCCTCCTCCTCGACGGATGCGGTCACCTGGCCCGGGCCATCCTGCGCCAGCTCAGTCGCAGCACAGCGCAGGCGGAAGTGCTGGAGCGCTGGGAGGAAAGAGAGTCGCTCCTCCCTTTGCGGTTGATTCAGGGGCTGCCCAAGGGGGAGAAGTTTGAATGGCTGCTGGAGAAAGGGGTGGAGCTCGGGGTCAGCGCCTTTACGCCGGTGATCACCGCGCGCAGTCAGCTGCGGGGTGATAAGTCAGCCCGCTGGCAAAGGATTATTCAGGAAGCGGCCCGCCAGAGTCGCCGTCCCCTCCTCCCCACTCTGGAAGGACTGCAACCCTTGGCGGCGGCGCTGTCAGCTACAACCGAGACTCTGCGGCTGATGCTGTGGGAGGAAGGGAGCACCCCCCTCAATAGCGTCCTGCCACCGAAAGGTCCTGCCAGCTGTGTTCTTCTGGTCGGGCCGGAAGGGGGCTTTTCAGCAGCAGAAGCAGACGTGGCGGTGATGGCCGGTTTTATTCCCGTCTCTCTCGGCAAGCGGATTCTCCGCACCGAAACTGCGGGGATGGCGGTCACTGCTGTCCTGCAAAATCGCTATGGCGATTTTGGCACGTTTTGCCCCGTCGATTAA
- a CDS encoding phosphoenolpyruvate synthase regulatory protein has translation METQKYIFLLSDATGETIERMCTAALTQFQDKSVTTRRIANVRSKSHLLDILDEASRLNALVVYTMVNNELAQVAHDECSSRAIPSLDLLTPLLLRMSRYLGLAPQQMPGLLHGVDDAYYKRIEAVEFTVKHDDGQETRNLHKADIVLVGVSRTSKTPLSIYLAHRGWKVANVPLVTGIDPPPELFKIDQGRVAALIIDAHRLVELRAARLRTLGQDPRTAYADLEEIDTELRQVRAFYRRQPWVMIDVTGKAVEETANEVLVKLGLK, from the coding sequence ATGGAAACACAAAAATATATCTTTCTGCTTTCCGACGCAACCGGGGAAACGATCGAACGGATGTGTACTGCCGCCCTGACCCAGTTTCAGGACAAGTCGGTCACCACCCGGCGCATCGCCAATGTTCGCAGCAAATCACACCTGCTCGACATCCTCGACGAAGCCAGCCGACTAAATGCGCTGGTCGTTTATACCATGGTTAACAATGAGCTGGCGCAGGTCGCCCATGACGAATGTAGCAGTCGCGCCATCCCCTCCCTCGACCTGTTGACCCCCCTGCTGCTGCGCATGTCCCGCTATCTCGGCCTGGCGCCGCAGCAGATGCCGGGACTGCTGCACGGGGTGGACGATGCCTATTACAAACGGATCGAAGCGGTAGAGTTTACGGTCAAACATGACGATGGACAGGAAACGCGCAACCTCCATAAAGCAGACATAGTTCTCGTCGGAGTATCACGCACCAGCAAGACTCCGCTCTCCATCTACCTTGCCCATCGCGGCTGGAAGGTGGCGAATGTGCCGTTGGTCACCGGCATCGATCCGCCGCCGGAACTCTTCAAGATCGATCAGGGGCGGGTGGCTGCCCTGATTATTGATGCGCATCGTCTCGTTGAACTCCGCGCCGCCCGCCTGCGTACTCTGGGCCAGGATCCTCGCACCGCTTATGCCGATCTTGAAGAGATCGACACGGAGTTACGGCAGGTGCGGGCCTTTTATCGCCGCCAACCCTGGGTCATGATCGATGTGACCGGCAAAGCGGTCGAGGAGACTGCCAACGAAGTTCTGGTGAAACTTGGCCTTAAATAA
- a CDS encoding aminotransferase, with the protein MRNNIVPIGGGEMTYEIRAIVDIADKLKKLGLKTNMENIGDPVAKGEQIPGWMKQIVAGLAMENASYGYCPTRGVLETREFIAELTNQRGKLQITPEDILFFNGLGDAIQKVYGCLNREYRVIVPSPTYSTHSSAEAANAGQPAVTYRLAAENHWYPDLEELRNKVKFNPRISGILLINPDNPTGVVYPEAVLREIVAIAKEYDLFIISDEIYHNITYNGTSTLPISDLIGDVPAIAMKGVSKEFPWPGGRSGWIEVYNADKDPIFAKYVASILNAKLVEVCATTLPQMAIKPMMTHPEYPVYLEERKNRYARASNIAYDILKDVPGLKVNRTNGAFYMAIAFDDNVLTSTQSLPITNAEVKTLVEGLVNTPGCSLDKRFVYYLLASTGICTVPLTSFCTTQPGFRITLLERDEAELTRIFQTIAASVQAYLQS; encoded by the coding sequence ATGCGTAACAACATCGTGCCGATCGGTGGCGGAGAGATGACTTACGAGATCCGCGCCATTGTCGACATTGCCGACAAGCTCAAAAAGCTCGGGCTCAAGACCAATATGGAGAATATCGGCGATCCCGTCGCTAAGGGGGAGCAGATTCCCGGCTGGATGAAGCAGATCGTCGCCGGCCTCGCCATGGAGAATGCGTCCTACGGCTACTGCCCGACCCGCGGCGTCCTCGAGACCCGTGAATTTATCGCCGAACTGACCAACCAGCGCGGCAAGTTGCAGATCACCCCCGAGGATATCCTCTTCTTTAACGGCCTCGGCGATGCCATCCAGAAAGTCTATGGCTGCCTGAACCGCGAATATCGGGTGATTGTCCCCTCGCCGACCTATTCGACCCACTCCTCGGCTGAGGCCGCCAATGCCGGTCAGCCGGCGGTGACCTATCGCCTCGCCGCCGAGAACCACTGGTATCCCGACCTCGAAGAGCTCCGCAACAAGGTCAAATTCAACCCGCGGATCTCCGGAATCCTCCTGATCAATCCTGACAATCCCACCGGTGTCGTCTATCCGGAAGCGGTCCTGCGCGAAATCGTTGCCATTGCCAAAGAATATGATCTCTTCATCATCAGCGACGAGATCTACCACAACATCACCTATAACGGCACCTCCACCCTGCCGATCTCCGATCTCATCGGCGATGTCCCTGCTATTGCCATGAAAGGGGTCAGCAAAGAGTTCCCCTGGCCGGGCGGGCGCAGCGGCTGGATCGAGGTCTACAATGCCGACAAAGATCCGATCTTTGCTAAATATGTCGCCTCCATCCTCAACGCCAAACTCGTCGAGGTCTGCGCCACCACCCTGCCGCAGATGGCGATCAAGCCGATGATGACCCACCCGGAATATCCGGTCTATCTTGAAGAGCGCAAGAATCGCTATGCACGCGCTTCGAACATCGCTTACGACATCCTCAAGGATGTCCCTGGCCTCAAGGTCAATCGCACCAACGGCGCCTTCTATATGGCGATCGCCTTTGATGACAACGTGCTGACCAGCACCCAGAGCCTGCCGATTACCAACGCGGAAGTCAAAACCCTCGTCGAAGGGCTGGTTAACACCCCCGGCTGCTCCCTCGACAAGCGCTTTGTCTACTATCTCCTCGCTTCGACCGGCATTTGCACAGTGCCGCTCACCTCTTTCTGCACCACCCAGCCGGGTTTCCGCATTACCCTGCTGGAGCGGGATGAAGCCGAGCTGACGCGCATCTTCCAGACCATCGCCGCCAGTGTGCAGGCGTATTTGCAGTCATAA